The following are encoded together in the Hemicordylus capensis ecotype Gifberg chromosome 4, rHemCap1.1.pri, whole genome shotgun sequence genome:
- the LOC128352842 gene encoding waprin-Enh1-like yields MPFVVPGICPRNPFPCSLPGFDRCRSDYECPRNQKCCSYRCGRACRVTQVIRSSCSRIPGWCTVPGIDRCSSDYDCPGRKRCCYYNCARTCRLL; encoded by the exons ATGCCATTCG TGGTACCTGGGATTTGCCCCAGAAATCCATTTCCGTGTAGCCTACCAGGATTTGATCGTTGCAGAAGTGACTACGAGTGCCCACGAAACCAAAAGTGCTGCAGCTACCGTTGTGGCCGGGCCTGCAGAGTCACACAAG TGATACGTAGCAGTTGCTCCAGAATTCCAGGTTGGTGCACCGTGCCAGGAATTGATCGTTGCAGTTCTGACTACGACTGCCCAGGAAGAAAAAGGTGCTGCTACTACAATTGTGCCAGGACCTGCAGATTACTATAA